The following nucleotide sequence is from Pseudomonas sessilinigenes.
CCCGGCAATGGGGCGAGCAGGTCGTGGATTTCATGACGCATTGCTTGGGTTTCCTGCTGCAAGTCCTAGTGAGCCGGGCCGAGAAAGGCCAGCCAGCGACGTTCGGCCAGGCGGAACAGGCCCACCAGGGTGAAGGTCACGCACAGATAGATGAGGGCGGCGATGCCGAACGACTGAAAGGTCAGGAAGGTCGCCGAGTTGGCGTCGCGAGCGATTTTCAGCACGTCGGGAATGGTCGCGGTGAAGGCCACCGTGGTGGAGTGCAGCATCAGGATCACTTCATTGCTGTAGTAGGGCAGCGAGCGACGCAGGGCCGAGGGCATGATCACATGGGCATACAGCTTCCACCCGCTCAAGCCGTAGGCCTTGGCGGCCTCGACCTCGCCATGGGCCATGCTGCGGATCGCCCCGGCGAAGATCTCCGTGGTATAGGCGCAGGTGTTCAGGGCGAAGGCGAGGATGGTGCAGTTCATCGCATCGCGAAAGAACGCATCCAGTACGGGCTGGGCGCGGACGGCGGCGATGCTGTAGATGCCGGTGTAGCAGATCAGCAACTGGATATAGAGCGGCGTGCCGCGGAACAGGTAGGTGTAGAACTGCACCGGCCAGCGCACCAGGCGCCGGGGCGAGACCCGGGCGATCGACAGCGGGATCGACACCAGGAAACCGATGGCGATCGAGGCCGTGAGCAGCCACATGGTCATGGCCAGGCCGGTGATGTGGTAACCGTCGCTATAGAGGAACGGGCGCCAGTATTCCTGCAGGAGTTCGATCATCGCACGGCCTCCCGGGCGCCTGCGGCATAGCGCCGTTCAAGCCGACGCAGGACGAAATTGGAAGCGCTGGTGATCAGCAGGTAGATCAGCGCCGCCAGGATCAGGAAGTAGAACAGCTGGTAGGTACTCTTGCCGGCATCCTGGGCGGCCTTGACCAGGTCGGCCAGGCCGATGATCGACACCAGGGCCGTAGCCTTGAGCATCACCATCCAGTTGTTGCCGATACCAGGCAGGGCAAAGCGCATCATCTGCGGGAAGACCACGAAGCGAAAGCGTTGGCCGCGCTTGAGGCCGTAGGCGGTGGCCGCTTCCACCTGGCCTCGGGGCACGGCGAGAATCGCGCCACGGAAGGTCTCGGTGAAATAGGCACCATAAATGAAGCCCAGGGTGATCACCCCGGCGCTGAACGGATTGATCTCGATGTATTCCCACTCCATGAAGTCGGTGAAGGAGGTCAACCAGGTCTGCAGGCTGTAGAAGATCAGCAGCATCAGCACCAGATCGGGCACGCCGCGGATCAAGGTGGTGTAGAGCTGGGCAGGTATGCGTAGCAAGGCAAGGCTGGAGAGTTTGGCGCTGGCACCGATCAGGCCCAGCAGCACGCTGACCAGCAGCGACAGGACCGACAATTTGACGGTCATCCAGGTACCTTCCAGCAGCAAGGGGCCGAAACCCTTCAGGCTGAACGCGGAAAGCCCCAGGTTCGTTAGGAGTTGTTCGAGCATCGATCAGTGACCTGTGACGATAAAAAAGGCGCCCATCGAGGATGGGCGCCGGCAGGTTATTTACCGCTGTAGAGGTTCAGGTCACCGAAGTGTTTTTTCTGGATGGTGGCGTAGGTGCCATCATCGTGTAACGCTTTGATACCTTTATCCAAGAGCGCTTTCAGCTCTTTGTTACCTTTCGAGATACCCACTGCAGTCTTGGCCGGCAGCAGGGGGTCGTCCACGGGTTTGCTGATCTCATAGTCGGCGCCCTGGGGCGATTTGAGGAAGCCCAGCTCGGCTTGCAGCATGTCCTGGATCGAGGCATCCAGGCGCCCGGAAGTCAGGTCGGCATAGACCTGGTCCTGGTTCTGGTAGGCCTGGGTCTTGATCCCGGCCTTGTCCAGCACGGCCTTGGCGTAGGCTTCCTGGATGGTGCCCTGCTCGTAACCGATGGTCTTGCCCTTGAGCGAGGCGGTGTCTTCGCTCAGCCCCGAGCCTTTCTTGAACACGAAGGCGGTGGGGCCCGAGAACAGCTCGTTGGAGAAATCGATCACTTTTTCCCGGGCCGCAGTCACGGTCATGGACGAGATCACACCATCGAACTTGTTGGCCTTGAGGCCCGGGATCATGCCGTCGAAGTCGCTTTCGACCCATTTGCACTTGACCTTCAGCTCGGCGCAGATGGCGTTGCCCAGGTCGATGTCGAAGCCCACCAGGCTGCCGTCCGCGGCTTTGGACTCAAAAGGGGCGTACGAGGGATCGACGCCGAAGCGCAGTTCCTTGTACTCCTTGGCCAGGGCCGAGCCGGCGGCCATGCACAGAGCCAGTGCAGAGAGGGTCAGCAATGCTTTTTTCATTATTCAATCCCTAAGAGCCGATATGAGCGCTTGTGGCGCATGGGTGCTGTTACTGCAGCGTATGAGACTTAATGAAAGTAGCAATTTCCGAACCAGAGTCCCGAACAGGTGTTTTAAAAGCTCGGGCTGGGCGGCGGACAAGCAGCGGCGTGCGCTGAAAGAGGGCGGTTTTGGGGAGGGGCCAGGACGGTGCGGGGTGCAGGCAGAGCGTGCTCCACGGGCGCGCGATGCGGTGCCAGGGGCGGATGTTGCCCTGGGTTGGTGCGGCTGGTTATCGAGGCACAACCGCCTGCGCAGGGCGCAGGCGGGAGAGTCTGGCGTGCGGTGTTACTTGCCAGGAACCAGGGTCAGGCGGGTCTTGCCGTAGCTACGGTCGAAGTTTTGCGGTTGCATCGGGAGGCTCAGGTATTGGGCCTTGAGCCAGCCATCGATACCGTTGGCATAGTTCGGGCTGACCGGGTTGCCGGACTGGCCACTGCTATTGAGGCCCATCAAGGGTTCGCTGAGGCCGAAGTCGACGATGAAACGCAGGGCCGGAGTCGCCGTGATGGTGAAATCCTGTCCCCAGTGGTACGGCGCCGCGTTGAGGGTGTTGTGGTCGCCCCCGGCCTGCAGCGGGCCACGGATGGCTTTGCCGTTGTCGTCGGTCCAGCGATAGCTGTGCAGCTTGCCCCACTGCCAGGACTTGCGATCGCTGCCCAGCAACTGCTCGCCCTTGGTGATGCTGGCGGCCAGGCTGCGGGCCAGGATCGCCGGTTTATCCTCCTTCTGCGGGGTGCGCGAATCGTCCCAGAATGGGCTGTCTTCCCGGCCCAGCAGGTGATCGGCCTGGGCGGCGTAGGACTGCTCGCCATTGGCGATGAAGGCCTGCCAGGGCGCTGCGGATTCCGGGCCCAGTTTGTCGAGGAAGATCTGCCGGGCACTTTCCTGCAGGAACAACTCATAGAGCGCTGCGTCCGCCGAGCCCGCGCTGATCTTGCCGTCGAACGCCATCAACCGGCTGTAGGCCTCGCGAGCCTTGGCCCGCTCGGCGTCGGGCAGGGCCTCGATGGCTTTCTTCAATGGCTGGGCCATGCCGGGGGCTTCGAACATGGTCTTCAGCTTTGCGGCGAACAGGCTGGTCTGGTCGTATTGCAAAGCGATCAGGCTGCGACTGTCCTGCTTGCCGCTGGAGGCCAGTGCCGTCATGCGCTCGGCGCGTTCCGGGGCGTACCAGGAATTGGACAGCTGCATGCCGTAGCCATGGGGGATCACTCGCTGGTTGGCAATGGCGATCCAGCCCTGGGGCGGGTCCTGGTCATAGGGGTGGAGCATCGGGTCGGCATAACCATCCCAATCGTAGCGGCCGTCCCAGCCCGGGGAGGGCAGCAGGCCTTCGCCTTCACGGCGATTGGGGAAGCGGCCGGTGACTTGCCAGCCGATGTTGCTGGCATCGGCGAACACCAGGTTCAGGGCAATGGCCCGGATTTCCCGGCTGGCGTCCGAGGCCTTCTCGGCATTCTGGGCCCGGGACAGGTCGAAGAAGGCGTCCAGGGTGCGGTCGTCCTTGAGTTCGGGGGTCTGCAGCGCCAGGCCCAGGCCGTTGGCCAGTGCATACCCCTGGACACTGTTGAGCAGCGGGCCGTGGCGGGTTTCGTACACCGCCTCGCGAATCGGCCGCTGGCCTTTGACGAAGTAGGTCTCATTGCGCACGGTCACCGGCTGCCATTTGCCGTTGTTCTGGTAGTACAGCGAGTTGCCCTGGCGCTTGAGTTTTTCCAGGAACAGGTCCTGGTTGTCGCCCACCACCGAACTCAGGCTCCAGGCCACCTTGCCATTGAAGCCCTGGAGAATGGCTGGCAGGCCGGCGATCGAGGCG
It contains:
- a CDS encoding ABC transporter permease is translated as MIELLQEYWRPFLYSDGYHITGLAMTMWLLTASIAIGFLVSIPLSIARVSPRRLVRWPVQFYTYLFRGTPLYIQLLICYTGIYSIAAVRAQPVLDAFFRDAMNCTILAFALNTCAYTTEIFAGAIRSMAHGEVEAAKAYGLSGWKLYAHVIMPSALRRSLPYYSNEVILMLHSTTVAFTATIPDVLKIARDANSATFLTFQSFGIAALIYLCVTFTLVGLFRLAERRWLAFLGPAH
- a CDS encoding ABC transporter permease, translated to MLEQLLTNLGLSAFSLKGFGPLLLEGTWMTVKLSVLSLLVSVLLGLIGASAKLSSLALLRIPAQLYTTLIRGVPDLVLMLLIFYSLQTWLTSFTDFMEWEYIEINPFSAGVITLGFIYGAYFTETFRGAILAVPRGQVEAATAYGLKRGQRFRFVVFPQMMRFALPGIGNNWMVMLKATALVSIIGLADLVKAAQDAGKSTYQLFYFLILAALIYLLITSASNFVLRRLERRYAAGAREAVR
- a CDS encoding transporter substrate-binding domain-containing protein, whose translation is MKKALLTLSALALCMAAGSALAKEYKELRFGVDPSYAPFESKAADGSLVGFDIDLGNAICAELKVKCKWVESDFDGMIPGLKANKFDGVISSMTVTAAREKVIDFSNELFSGPTAFVFKKGSGLSEDTASLKGKTIGYEQGTIQEAYAKAVLDKAGIKTQAYQNQDQVYADLTSGRLDASIQDMLQAELGFLKSPQGADYEISKPVDDPLLPAKTAVGISKGNKELKALLDKGIKALHDDGTYATIQKKHFGDLNLYSGK
- a CDS encoding penicillin acylase family protein, whose translation is MASPAFLHFLPRFGVAAAVAGALSLAGCQSWNAQDSLPPASGVQPLKGLAQNVSVRRNAVGVPLIESNSFHDALFTLGYVHASDRIGQMVTLRLLAQGRLAEMSGAEALDVDRLMRAVNLKKSADELYKASSPRIKRFFEVYARGVNAYLFRYRDKLPPDLAAHGYTPEYWKAEDSALIFCLLNFGQSANLLEEINTLVLAQKVGTDKLPWLTPSYPDEPLPLAEADKLKGLNLAIPGLGDVSQAANRLAQLNSLGLSGGSSLAIAPQRSRSGRSLLASDSQIAAWHYVQIRAPKYQAAGASIAGLPAILQGFNGKVAWSLSSVVGDNQDLFLEKLKRQGNSLYYQNNGKWQPVTVRNETYFVKGQRPIREAVYETRHGPLLNSVQGYALANGLGLALQTPELKDDRTLDAFFDLSRAQNAEKASDASREIRAIALNLVFADASNIGWQVTGRFPNRREGEGLLPSPGWDGRYDWDGYADPMLHPYDQDPPQGWIAIANQRVIPHGYGMQLSNSWYAPERAERMTALASSGKQDSRSLIALQYDQTSLFAAKLKTMFEAPGMAQPLKKAIEALPDAERAKAREAYSRLMAFDGKISAGSADAALYELFLQESARQIFLDKLGPESAAPWQAFIANGEQSYAAQADHLLGREDSPFWDDSRTPQKEDKPAILARSLAASITKGEQLLGSDRKSWQWGKLHSYRWTDDNGKAIRGPLQAGGDHNTLNAAPYHWGQDFTITATPALRFIVDFGLSEPLMGLNSSGQSGNPVSPNYANGIDGWLKAQYLSLPMQPQNFDRSYGKTRLTLVPGK